A window of the Persephonella hydrogeniphila genome harbors these coding sequences:
- a CDS encoding sigma-70 family RNA polymerase sigma factor, which yields MADLDKEQTTLNLYIQKMAEHPLLTPEEEKELARRAKKGDKEALKKLVEGNLRFVVNVAKNFMGWGVPLTDLIAAGNLGLLEAAKRFDPDRDVKFISYAVWWIRQAIMQTIFQQTGAVRIPVKESLFISKVKETYERLKEELKREPTIEEIAKEVNASPKKVRNALQIVRMPYSLDKPLGEEGEDLTLLDVLSKKGTEDVEKDIVEESLHKELNKLLNVLDEREKAIIEYRFGLNGEEPKTLTEVGEILGISRERVRQIEQRALKKLRTLAIKKHLKDFLS from the coding sequence ATGGCAGATTTGGATAAAGAACAGACAACATTAAACTTATACATACAGAAGATGGCCGAACATCCCCTTCTAACACCTGAAGAAGAAAAAGAACTCGCCAGAAGAGCAAAAAAAGGGGATAAAGAAGCTCTAAAGAAACTGGTGGAGGGTAATCTTCGCTTTGTAGTCAATGTTGCAAAAAACTTTATGGGGTGGGGAGTACCTTTAACAGACCTTATTGCTGCTGGAAATTTAGGGCTCCTTGAGGCTGCAAAAAGATTTGACCCAGACAGAGATGTAAAATTTATATCTTATGCTGTCTGGTGGATAAGACAGGCTATTATGCAGACTATATTCCAACAAACAGGAGCTGTAAGAATTCCTGTTAAAGAATCGTTGTTTATAAGCAAAGTGAAGGAGACGTATGAAAGACTTAAGGAAGAGCTGAAAAGGGAACCTACAATAGAGGAAATAGCGAAAGAGGTTAATGCATCTCCAAAAAAAGTAAGGAATGCCCTTCAGATAGTAAGAATGCCTTACTCCCTTGATAAACCCTTAGGTGAAGAAGGGGAAGATCTTACACTCCTTGATGTTCTCTCCAAAAAGGGCACGGAGGATGTTGAAAAAGATATTGTTGAGGAATCTTTACATAAAGAACTGAATAAACTTCTTAACGTGCTTGACGAAAGGGAGAAGGCTATCATAGAGTACAGATTCGGTCTAAATGGAGAAGAACCAAAAACCTTAACAGAAGTAGGAGAAATACTTGGTATATCAAGGGAAAGGGTCAGACAGATAGAACAGAGGGCATTAAAAAAGTTGAGAACCCTTGCAATAAAGAAACACCTAAAGGATTTTCTGTCTTAA
- the infB gene encoding translation initiation factor IF-2, with amino-acid sequence MSKVKISDLAKEFGMTWKQLAEEIHNLTGETVKSPSTKIDEEVVSLLRDVLGESTVLVEEEQEEKKEEKKGIKLWDLAHEIDVPIEDIKEGLKALGFEGEIDSFTVVEESIVEKIKEYLKEKEKREEEKKKEEEKLKKEKEAEKELKKKEIERKKEFKAKLEERPAPKVEKKEKIEAKRPEKPKTEKTVKPREEKQKVEPVEKIEKKEEKPKKKIEKVERPKPVEEKPKVEEKEGTREKLPEKEKIKLSKEEKAELEALKKLMGAQPKKKKKKKKKEKEEARKPEAEKKEEEELKIAIIPEVITVRELADLLNLPVNQIMADLLQKGILATVNQTIDPEIALQIAEEHGFLAEIQKEGEEVSIVEELPEEEKAKILEEEEEEGELVERPPVVTVMGHVDHGKTTLLDTIRKTDVAAREKGGITQHIGAYKIKLPNGKEITFLDTPGHEAFTTLRARGSKVADIAVLVVAADDGVKPQTVEAINHAKNAGVPIIVAINKIDKPGADPERVKRELSQYGLIPEEWGGDTIMVPVSAKTGQNVEELLENILLVAEILDLKANPNKPAVGTVIESKLDPKKGAVATILIENGTLHQGDYFVAGYTWGKVRAMFDERGNQLKEAGPGTPVEILGFNEVPQAGDKFIVKKTEREARQLAELRKRKREEELLAKKARLHFENLAGQKEINIIVKADVQGSLEAIIKSLEELSEKFEDVSINVIHSGIGGITESDVMLAAASNAIILGFNVRPDAAARKAAEEENVDIRIYSIIYDLVEDMEKALKGMLEPVEREQFLGTCEVKQIFRIKGVGTVAGCLVTEGVIRRNAKARLVRDGVVIYDGEIASLKRFKEDVKEVAKGYECGVMLKDFNDVKPGDIIESYEIVQERQE; translated from the coding sequence TTGTCAAAGGTTAAAATATCAGACCTTGCTAAAGAGTTTGGAATGACTTGGAAACAGCTTGCAGAAGAAATCCATAATTTGACAGGAGAGACTGTAAAATCACCGTCTACTAAAATAGATGAAGAAGTTGTCTCCCTATTAAGAGATGTACTGGGAGAATCTACAGTTCTTGTAGAAGAAGAACAGGAAGAAAAGAAAGAAGAGAAAAAAGGCATAAAACTGTGGGATCTTGCACATGAGATTGATGTACCAATTGAAGATATAAAAGAAGGTCTGAAAGCACTTGGTTTTGAAGGAGAGATTGACAGCTTTACAGTCGTTGAAGAATCCATTGTAGAAAAGATAAAAGAGTATCTGAAAGAAAAAGAGAAAAGAGAAGAAGAGAAGAAAAAAGAAGAGGAAAAACTTAAAAAAGAAAAAGAAGCAGAAAAAGAGCTAAAAAAGAAAGAGATAGAAAGAAAAAAAGAGTTCAAAGCAAAATTAGAGGAAAGACCTGCACCAAAGGTTGAGAAGAAAGAAAAAATCGAAGCAAAGAGACCTGAAAAACCAAAAACGGAAAAAACTGTAAAGCCTAGGGAAGAAAAGCAGAAAGTAGAACCTGTAGAAAAGATAGAGAAAAAAGAAGAAAAACCAAAGAAAAAAATAGAAAAAGTAGAAAGACCAAAGCCAGTAGAAGAAAAACCAAAAGTAGAAGAAAAAGAAGGAACAAGAGAGAAGCTCCCAGAGAAAGAAAAAATAAAACTAAGCAAAGAAGAAAAAGCCGAGTTAGAAGCCCTGAAAAAACTAATGGGAGCCCAGCCTAAAAAGAAAAAGAAGAAAAAGAAAAAGGAAAAAGAAGAAGCAAGAAAACCAGAAGCAGAGAAGAAAGAGGAAGAAGAATTAAAAATAGCCATCATACCTGAAGTCATTACAGTAAGAGAATTGGCAGATTTACTAAACCTGCCAGTTAACCAGATAATGGCAGACTTACTGCAAAAGGGCATCCTCGCAACAGTAAACCAGACTATTGATCCAGAAATAGCACTTCAGATAGCTGAAGAACACGGATTTTTAGCAGAGATACAGAAGGAAGGAGAAGAAGTATCAATAGTGGAAGAACTTCCTGAAGAAGAAAAAGCAAAAATATTAGAAGAAGAGGAAGAAGAAGGAGAACTTGTCGAGAGACCACCTGTAGTAACAGTTATGGGTCATGTAGACCACGGAAAAACCACATTATTAGATACAATAAGAAAGACTGATGTTGCAGCGAGAGAAAAAGGAGGAATAACCCAGCATATAGGTGCATACAAAATCAAACTACCTAACGGGAAAGAAATCACTTTCCTTGATACGCCAGGACACGAAGCCTTTACAACATTAAGAGCCAGAGGTTCTAAAGTAGCCGATATAGCAGTTCTTGTTGTCGCAGCAGACGATGGAGTAAAACCACAGACTGTTGAGGCTATAAACCACGCAAAAAATGCAGGAGTCCCTATAATCGTTGCTATAAACAAAATTGACAAACCGGGTGCAGACCCTGAAAGAGTTAAGAGGGAACTATCCCAGTACGGTCTTATCCCAGAAGAATGGGGTGGAGATACCATAATGGTACCTGTTTCTGCTAAAACAGGGCAAAATGTAGAAGAACTTTTAGAAAATATACTTCTCGTTGCAGAAATTTTAGATCTTAAGGCAAATCCAAACAAACCAGCCGTAGGAACGGTAATAGAATCAAAGCTTGATCCAAAAAAAGGAGCTGTAGCAACAATTCTGATAGAAAATGGTACACTCCATCAGGGAGATTACTTTGTTGCTGGCTACACATGGGGTAAAGTCCGTGCAATGTTTGATGAAAGGGGAAATCAATTAAAAGAGGCAGGCCCCGGAACACCTGTAGAAATACTTGGTTTTAATGAAGTTCCTCAAGCAGGTGATAAATTCATAGTTAAGAAAACAGAAAGAGAAGCAAGACAGCTGGCCGAACTCAGAAAAAGAAAAAGAGAAGAAGAACTTCTTGCCAAAAAAGCAAGACTGCACTTTGAAAACCTCGCAGGTCAGAAAGAGATTAATATCATTGTAAAAGCAGATGTTCAGGGTTCACTTGAGGCGATAATAAAATCCCTTGAAGAACTATCTGAGAAATTTGAAGATGTCAGTATAAATGTGATACACAGTGGTATAGGAGGAATCACAGAAAGTGATGTTATGCTTGCTGCTGCTTCAAACGCAATAATTCTTGGCTTTAATGTAAGACCAGATGCTGCAGCAAGAAAAGCAGCAGAAGAGGAAAATGTTGATATCAGAATATACAGTATCATATACGATCTTGTTGAAGATATGGAAAAAGCACTAAAAGGAATGCTTGAACCTGTTGAGAGGGAACAGTTCCTCGGAACATGTGAGGTAAAACAGATATTCAGAATAAAAGGTGTAGGAACTGTAGCAGGGTGTCTCGTCACAGAAGGTGTAATCAGAAGAAACGCAAAAGCCAGACTTGTAAGAGACGGTGTTGTTATATATGATGGAGAGATCGCTTCTCTGAAAAGATTTAAAGAGGATGTAAAAGAAGTGGCAAAAGGATACGAATGTGGAGTTATGTTAAAAGATTTCAATGATGTAAAGCCGGGAGATATTATAGAATCGTACGAAATTGTTCAGGAGAGACAAGAATAA
- the murA gene encoding UDP-N-acetylglucosamine 1-carboxyvinyltransferase, producing MINIEEGVIEYLEIEGQRELKGSVKISGAKNAALPDMAATILTDETVILENIPYLLDVSTMKDLLEHIGVQIEEKENSVFSFSLKEVKSLQAPYELVSKMRASILVLGPLLTRFGYAKVALPGGCSIGTRPVDLHLKALQKMGARIKVEHGYIYAEAPYGLKGSYIYFDKKSVTGTENIMMAATLAEGQTVIDNAAREPEVVDLANMLKKMGADIKGEGTDRIIITGVKKLKGTKHRIIPDRIEAGTFAVIAALFEGNIVIEEYPSEYLGYVHTILRDMGINVIKLSENQVIIKKSGRLKPVNIQTKEYPYFPTDLQAQFMTLLSVVEGRSKITENIFENRFMHVPELKRLGADITVNGRDAFIKGVKKLSGAQVKATDLRASAAMVIAGLIADGKTRIYNIYHLDRGYENLDSKLRLLGASVKRGFEDISS from the coding sequence ATGATTAATATAGAGGAAGGGGTTATTGAGTATCTTGAAATAGAAGGACAGAGAGAGCTAAAGGGTTCTGTCAAGATATCCGGAGCTAAAAATGCTGCCCTTCCAGATATGGCAGCTACAATACTCACAGATGAAACGGTCATTTTAGAGAATATCCCATATCTGCTTGATGTCTCAACAATGAAAGATCTTCTCGAACATATCGGAGTTCAGATTGAAGAGAAAGAAAACTCTGTATTCTCCTTTAGCCTGAAAGAAGTAAAATCTCTACAAGCTCCCTATGAACTGGTCAGTAAAATGAGAGCATCTATACTGGTTTTAGGACCCCTGCTAACAAGATTCGGTTATGCAAAAGTTGCGCTCCCTGGAGGCTGTTCAATAGGAACAAGGCCTGTAGACCTCCATCTCAAAGCCTTACAAAAAATGGGTGCCAGAATAAAGGTAGAACATGGATACATCTATGCAGAAGCTCCCTACGGTCTTAAAGGCAGTTATATATACTTTGATAAAAAGAGCGTTACAGGAACAGAAAACATAATGATGGCAGCCACTCTTGCAGAAGGACAGACAGTGATTGATAACGCTGCAAGAGAACCTGAAGTTGTTGACCTCGCAAATATGCTAAAAAAAATGGGAGCTGATATAAAAGGAGAAGGAACAGACAGAATAATAATAACAGGTGTTAAAAAACTAAAAGGTACAAAACATAGAATTATCCCCGATAGAATAGAAGCTGGAACTTTCGCTGTAATAGCTGCTCTTTTCGAAGGAAATATAGTTATTGAAGAGTATCCTTCAGAGTACCTCGGATATGTCCACACAATTTTGAGAGATATGGGTATCAATGTGATAAAGCTCTCAGAAAATCAGGTCATTATTAAAAAATCTGGCAGATTAAAACCTGTAAACATTCAGACAAAAGAATACCCTTATTTCCCTACTGATCTTCAGGCACAGTTTATGACACTACTTTCAGTTGTAGAAGGAAGATCTAAAATAACAGAAAATATATTTGAAAATAGGTTTATGCATGTTCCTGAACTAAAAAGATTAGGAGCAGATATCACAGTAAATGGAAGGGATGCATTTATAAAAGGTGTTAAAAAGCTCTCAGGGGCACAGGTGAAAGCAACGGATCTCAGGGCAAGCGCAGCAATGGTAATAGCCGGTCTGATAGCCGATGGAAAAACAAGAATTTACAATATATACCACCTTGATAGAGGATACGAAAATTTAGATTCAAAACTCAGACTTTTAGGTGCTTCTGTAAAAAGAGGTTTTGAAGATATATCCAGTTAA
- the prmC gene encoding peptide chain release factor N(5)-glutamine methyltransferase, translating to MKIKKALELGVKRLKEAGIKTPVTDTHLIMSKVLGVPRWKIIVEKDKEISPEKRKRFFSLIEKRAERYPLGYILGEKEFFNIKLKVEEGVLIPRPETEILVEEVLKRIPENEKRTGLEIGVGSGAISIALLKNRKKLIMYGVDISDKALQISALNAKINGVLDRFLLLKSNLFEKVPDIKFDFIVSNPPYISEEEYRELEEEVKKEPYEALVSGKEGTEFYEKIVKGGKKFLKEKGFFAFEIGWKQAQAVRYILENEGFKVSVIKDLQGHDRVIIGERQ from the coding sequence ATGAAAATAAAAAAAGCCCTTGAGCTTGGAGTAAAGAGACTTAAAGAAGCAGGAATAAAGACTCCGGTAACAGACACACACCTTATCATGTCTAAAGTACTGGGAGTTCCCAGATGGAAAATTATTGTAGAAAAAGATAAAGAGATTTCTCCAGAAAAAAGAAAAAGGTTTTTTTCATTAATAGAAAAAAGAGCAGAGAGGTATCCCCTTGGATATATACTCGGAGAAAAAGAATTTTTCAATATAAAACTAAAAGTAGAAGAAGGAGTATTAATTCCAAGACCTGAAACAGAAATTCTTGTGGAAGAAGTTTTAAAAAGAATACCAGAAAATGAGAAAAGAACAGGTCTGGAAATAGGAGTAGGATCAGGTGCTATATCTATAGCGCTTTTAAAAAACAGAAAAAAACTTATCATGTATGGAGTTGATATATCAGATAAAGCCCTGCAGATTTCAGCCTTAAATGCTAAAATTAATGGCGTACTGGATAGATTTTTACTGTTAAAAAGCAATCTATTTGAAAAAGTTCCCGATATAAAATTTGATTTTATAGTTTCAAACCCACCGTATATATCAGAAGAAGAGTACAGGGAACTTGAAGAGGAAGTTAAAAAAGAGCCTTATGAAGCTCTGGTATCAGGTAAAGAGGGCACAGAGTTTTACGAAAAGATAGTGAAAGGAGGGAAAAAGTTCTTGAAAGAAAAAGGCTTTTTTGCTTTTGAGATAGGGTGGAAACAGGCACAGGCTGTAAGGTATATTTTAGAAAATGAAGGATTTAAGGTATCTGTAATAAAAGATCTTCAGGGTCACGACAGGGTGATAATAGGAGAAAGGCAATGA
- the aspS gene encoding aspartate--tRNA ligase, producing MIDKLGDFKRDYFCGELTENNIGDEVRLLGWADSVRDHGGVIFINLRDKEGIVQIVIDPSKSPEEAYEKAKRVRSEYVLAVRGRVNRRPAGTENPKLKTGNIEVAVEELRILNTCDILPFPIEDKINVSEETRLKYRYLDVRRPEMMGRLILRHEVYQATREYLAGHGFLEVETPMLTKSTPEGARDFLVPSRLEHGKFYALPQSPQLFKQILMVAGIERYFQIVKCFRDEDLRKDRQPEFTQIDFEMSFVNEEDVIAVSEGLVHYLFKKILGIELKIPFRRMSYEEAINRYGTDKPDLRYGLELKDITQIAKNVDFKVFRSVAESGGLVKGLNIKGGARFSRKEIDELTEYAQKFGAKGMAWIKINEDGSLQSPIVKFFTQEQIEQIKNTMEAENNDLLIFIADTPEITHRVLGFLRKHIAEKMNLIPEGRWEFVWIVDFPLLEWDEEEDRLVALHHPFTSPREEDMDKLDDAINNKELALQFKSRAYDLVLNGEEIAGGSIRIHRPDIQKKIFELIGISEEEAEERFGFLVNALKYGAPPHGGLAFGLDRLVALMAGVDSIREVIAFPKTQKGICPLTGAPDYVREEQLEELGIEVELPEEQS from the coding sequence ATGATAGATAAGTTAGGGGATTTTAAAAGGGATTATTTTTGTGGAGAGCTTACAGAGAACAATATAGGAGACGAAGTTAGACTTTTAGGTTGGGCTGATAGTGTTAGAGATCATGGAGGAGTTATTTTTATAAATCTGAGGGATAAAGAAGGGATAGTACAGATAGTTATAGACCCTTCTAAAAGTCCCGAAGAGGCTTATGAAAAAGCAAAAAGAGTCAGATCAGAGTATGTACTTGCTGTGAGGGGAAGGGTAAATAGAAGACCCGCAGGAACGGAAAATCCCAAACTAAAGACAGGAAATATAGAAGTTGCTGTTGAAGAGCTGAGGATACTGAATACCTGTGATATACTGCCGTTCCCTATAGAGGACAAAATTAATGTAAGCGAAGAGACAAGGCTGAAATACAGGTATCTTGATGTAAGAAGACCGGAAATGATGGGTAGACTCATTCTCAGACATGAAGTCTATCAGGCTACCAGAGAGTATCTTGCAGGACACGGATTTCTTGAAGTTGAGACTCCAATGCTTACAAAATCAACGCCGGAAGGAGCAAGGGATTTTCTTGTTCCTTCAAGACTTGAACACGGTAAATTTTATGCCCTTCCACAGTCACCTCAGCTTTTTAAACAGATACTTATGGTTGCCGGCATTGAGAGGTATTTCCAGATTGTTAAATGTTTCAGAGATGAAGACCTGAGAAAAGACAGACAACCTGAGTTTACACAGATAGATTTTGAGATGTCTTTTGTAAACGAAGAGGATGTTATAGCAGTATCTGAAGGTCTTGTTCATTATCTTTTTAAAAAAATCCTTGGAATAGAGCTAAAAATTCCATTTAGGAGAATGAGCTACGAGGAAGCGATAAACAGGTATGGAACAGACAAACCGGATCTCAGATACGGACTTGAGCTGAAGGATATCACCCAGATAGCAAAGAATGTTGATTTTAAAGTTTTCAGATCTGTTGCAGAAAGTGGAGGGCTCGTAAAAGGTCTAAATATAAAAGGTGGAGCAAGATTTTCACGTAAGGAGATAGATGAACTTACAGAGTATGCCCAGAAATTCGGTGCAAAGGGAATGGCATGGATAAAAATTAATGAAGATGGTTCTTTACAATCCCCTATTGTCAAGTTCTTTACACAGGAACAGATAGAACAGATAAAAAACACAATGGAAGCTGAAAATAACGATCTTCTTATATTTATCGCAGATACTCCTGAAATAACCCACAGAGTATTGGGATTTCTCAGAAAACATATAGCAGAAAAGATGAATCTTATACCTGAAGGTAGATGGGAGTTTGTATGGATAGTTGATTTTCCTCTCCTTGAATGGGATGAGGAAGAAGATAGACTTGTAGCCCTTCACCACCCATTTACATCTCCACGGGAAGAGGATATGGATAAACTTGATGATGCTATTAATAATAAGGAACTTGCTTTACAGTTTAAGTCAAGGGCTTACGATCTGGTTTTGAATGGGGAAGAGATAGCTGGAGGTTCAATCCGTATTCATAGACCGGATATTCAGAAGAAAATTTTTGAGCTTATAGGAATATCTGAAGAAGAAGCAGAGGAAAGATTTGGTTTTCTTGTTAATGCTTTGAAATACGGAGCTCCTCCTCATGGAGGTCTTGCTTTTGGTTTAGACAGACTTGTTGCCCTTATGGCAGGTGTAGATAGTATCAGGGAGGTGATAGCATTTCCAAAAACACAAAAGGGAATATGTCCTTTAACAGGAGCTCCTGATTATGTAAGAGAAGAGCAGTTAGAAGAACTTGGAATAGAAGTTGAACTGCCAGAGGAACAATCTTAG
- a CDS encoding class I SAM-dependent rRNA methyltransferase, with protein sequence MKKVIVKNSAEHKFRKQVQWVYKNEIKKYPKDIQKGEIVEIFSPAGKFLGLGYFNPLSKISLRVLSFFRRKDIPELIRSRIINAINRRKELAKITDAYRIVHSEADLLPGLTVDYYRNYLSIQINTAGMERLRDTVIETLIDVIKPEGIYDKSDQKVRKIEGLETENKTLYGHIPDKIKIKEYSTEFFVYLKEGQKTGAYLDQRANRKIVSDFVQKGFRVLDLFCNTGGFGIHAYKKGADFVKFVDISDIALKQVEENCHLNNIQNFETVNKNVFDFLKEEKNKGEKYDLIILDPPSFAKTKHEKVGALRGFKYLILNSLKLLKEGGFLSVFSCSYHISMDDLINLSIDASADSFSVSHIKKFLYQDVDHPVLLNMPETLYLKGFILKKL encoded by the coding sequence ATGAAAAAAGTTATAGTAAAAAACTCTGCTGAGCACAAGTTTAGAAAACAGGTACAGTGGGTGTACAAAAACGAGATAAAAAAATACCCTAAAGATATACAGAAGGGAGAGATTGTCGAGATATTTTCTCCGGCAGGAAAATTCCTTGGATTAGGTTATTTTAACCCCCTAAGCAAAATCTCATTAAGAGTTCTTTCCTTTTTTAGAAGAAAGGACATACCTGAACTGATAAGAAGCAGAATAATAAATGCAATCAACAGGAGAAAGGAGCTTGCAAAAATCACAGATGCTTACAGAATTGTACATTCTGAGGCAGACTTGCTACCTGGACTTACCGTCGATTACTATAGGAATTATCTGTCTATCCAGATCAATACAGCTGGAATGGAAAGACTGAGAGATACAGTTATAGAAACACTTATAGATGTGATAAAACCAGAAGGTATATACGATAAATCTGACCAGAAAGTAAGAAAAATAGAAGGATTAGAAACAGAAAACAAAACTTTATACGGACATATTCCGGATAAAATCAAGATAAAAGAGTACAGTACAGAGTTTTTTGTTTATTTGAAAGAAGGACAGAAAACAGGAGCTTATCTGGATCAAAGGGCAAACAGAAAAATTGTGTCTGATTTTGTACAGAAAGGATTCAGAGTTTTAGATCTTTTCTGTAATACAGGTGGATTTGGCATACACGCATACAAAAAGGGTGCAGACTTTGTTAAGTTTGTTGATATTTCAGATATTGCTCTAAAACAGGTAGAGGAAAACTGCCATCTGAATAATATTCAGAATTTCGAAACAGTAAATAAAAATGTTTTTGATTTTTTGAAAGAAGAAAAAAACAAAGGAGAGAAATACGACCTTATCATACTTGATCCACCTTCTTTTGCAAAAACAAAGCATGAAAAAGTAGGGGCACTAAGGGGATTTAAATATCTGATTTTAAATAGTCTAAAGCTACTGAAGGAAGGAGGTTTTCTATCAGTATTTTCCTGCTCCTACCATATCTCTATGGATGATCTGATAAATCTATCTATAGATGCTTCAGCTGACAGTTTTTCTGTATCCCACATAAAAAAATTTCTGTATCAGGATGTTGATCATCCTGTTCTCCTGAACATGCCTGAGACTTTATATCTGAAAGGATTTATACTGAAAAAACTATGA
- a CDS encoding 7-carboxy-7-deazaguanine synthase QueE — protein MTSIKIVEIFRTVEGEGKWVGLPVSFIRLEGCNLRCPWCDTSYSYDGKTFEEISIDSVIKEIEKLGLKRVCITGGEPFLTPQLPELVKKLINRGYKVLIETNGTLWIKELEDIKSKDLYITCSPKPPAYFIHPELLPFITELKYVVDEYLKIEDIINEKTLRIIKNDFVVLQPESNRPEMVRKALKLQEEILKTGYESRIIPQCHKILGLP, from the coding sequence ATGACCTCTATAAAAATAGTCGAGATATTCAGAACCGTAGAAGGGGAAGGCAAATGGGTAGGCCTTCCTGTCTCATTTATCAGATTAGAGGGCTGTAATCTAAGATGTCCATGGTGCGATACATCCTACTCCTACGACGGCAAAACATTTGAAGAGATCAGTATAGACAGTGTGATTAAAGAAATAGAAAAATTAGGTCTGAAAAGAGTTTGTATCACAGGAGGAGAACCCTTTCTTACACCTCAACTACCTGAACTGGTAAAAAAGCTCATAAACAGAGGATACAAAGTTCTCATTGAAACAAATGGAACATTATGGATAAAAGAGTTAGAAGATATAAAAAGTAAAGACCTTTATATAACCTGTTCTCCAAAGCCTCCTGCCTACTTTATCCATCCAGAGTTACTTCCTTTTATAACAGAGCTTAAATATGTTGTTGATGAGTACCTGAAAATAGAAGATATAATTAATGAAAAAACACTAAGAATAATAAAGAACGACTTTGTGGTTCTTCAACCGGAAAGCAATAGACCAGAAATGGTCAGAAAAGCTTTAAAACTACAGGAAGAGATATTAAAAACAGGTTATGAGAGCAGAATAATACCACAATGTCATAAAATACTGGGTCTTCCATGA